Proteins from a genomic interval of Streptomyces fodineus:
- a CDS encoding NUDIX domain-containing protein: MAAEYPKRRPDGRAGTYEYVSVDDAVRVVALDDQQRLVLVEDDFHLQRRRVLHLPGGNCDGQEPREAALRELEEETGLIAGDLRPLGVIDPLPSITSARIFLFTATSLRTGRTRRDATEAGMTQHWRLLQDALAAVRNGEITEAGSVAALLLSERAST, encoded by the coding sequence TTGGCCGCGGAGTACCCCAAGAGAAGGCCGGACGGACGTGCCGGCACGTACGAGTACGTCAGCGTCGACGATGCTGTGCGGGTCGTCGCCCTCGACGATCAACAGCGCCTCGTCCTGGTCGAGGATGACTTCCACCTCCAGCGACGGCGTGTACTGCACCTTCCCGGCGGCAACTGCGATGGTCAGGAGCCCCGGGAAGCGGCTTTGAGGGAGTTGGAGGAGGAGACCGGTTTGATAGCTGGCGACCTACGCCCGCTTGGCGTGATTGACCCACTCCCGTCGATCACCTCAGCACGGATATTCCTCTTTACGGCGACTTCTCTACGCACGGGACGAACACGACGGGACGCCACCGAGGCCGGCATGACTCAACACTGGCGCCTGCTCCAGGACGCCCTCGCTGCGGTACGGAACGGTGAGATCACTGAGGCTGGAAGCGTGGCTGCGCTTCTTCTGTCCGAACGCGCCTCGACATAG
- a CDS encoding AfsR/SARP family transcriptional regulator, translated as MYEPVSRTPEQRRPVAEEADLRFSVLGPVRAWRGDEQLPIGSPQQRALLAALLLREGRTATAAELIDGLWGEDPPSSTRARTALRTYASRLRKVLGPGVLVSESGGYAVRGLPEGAVDILAAQRLAGDAEGAKASGDLHQARDLLRRALSLWDGEALAAVPGPYAEVQRVRLEEWRLQLLESRIDMDLEEGHHAQAVSELTALTAAYPLRERLRELLMLALYRSGRQAEALAVYADTRRLLADELGVDPRAELRELQMRILQADPGLARPSEPDVERVPAPVRPTQLPATVPDFTGRASFVSELIETLTAAGSEVMALSALAGIGGVGKTTLAVHVAHQARAAFPDGQLYVDLQGTGSRAAEPETVLGYFLRALGTPDSEVPDSLEERGTLFRSVLDGRRVLVLLDNAKDAAQVRPLLPGKEGCATLVTSQVRMVDLVGAHLVDLDVMSPEEALELFMKIVGVERVAAEREAALDVVAACGFLPLAIRIAACRLAARRTWTVSALAAKLADERRRLDELQAGDLAVKATFELGYAQLEPAQARASRLLGLADGPDISLPAAAALLDLPANDAEDLLESVVDASLLESAAPGRYRYHQLVRLYVRACAERDEQPPSERQAALSRLLDFYLATVSRVYAINRPGDVLVDHLTPTSVQGLDFTDPTDALNWFDAERGNLLSCARQSVGPLTLGRAADLLWCTLALDEPGTGFEEYKSGTAFSEYESTARVLGHAAQEHNDAHAAVRVLVTLSTAHHFAGRFDEADREAERVLVLADTIQDRLARCWAANTRGLIAIQQQRFADSEAHLVQAAEGYRAIGSLPGEASALCSLSRVHAAIGRTEHAVSLAQQGVAIYEELGDAPHAANSRYVLGLALRAAGRLREADAELQRALAVFRDQRQQLWEGTTHFRIAEAHLSARQPALAAQHAEQALALGCTGGEVARAQVLTTLGSALNALGQLVRAQACWYDALSILEQAESREAAELRALIQSRVSA; from the coding sequence ATGTACGAGCCCGTCTCCCGTACGCCCGAGCAACGGCGGCCTGTCGCAGAAGAGGCTGACCTGCGCTTCAGCGTGCTCGGACCGGTGCGCGCCTGGCGCGGGGACGAGCAGCTCCCTATCGGATCGCCGCAGCAACGGGCCCTGCTGGCCGCGCTGCTGTTGCGCGAGGGCCGGACCGCGACGGCGGCCGAGCTGATCGACGGCCTATGGGGTGAGGACCCGCCGTCGTCTACGCGTGCGCGGACGGCGCTACGGACGTACGCCTCCCGGCTGCGGAAGGTGCTGGGCCCCGGAGTCCTGGTGAGCGAATCAGGCGGGTACGCCGTTCGCGGTCTGCCGGAAGGCGCCGTGGACATCTTGGCGGCCCAGAGACTTGCCGGGGATGCGGAGGGGGCGAAAGCCTCAGGGGACCTGCACCAAGCACGCGATCTCTTGCGCCGGGCGCTGTCCTTGTGGGACGGGGAGGCGCTCGCCGCGGTGCCAGGCCCGTACGCAGAGGTGCAACGAGTGCGGTTGGAGGAGTGGCGCCTGCAACTCCTGGAATCCCGCATCGACATGGACCTGGAGGAGGGTCACCACGCCCAGGCGGTCTCGGAACTGACAGCCTTGACGGCGGCGTACCCCTTGCGGGAGCGGTTGCGCGAGCTGCTGATGCTGGCACTGTACCGGAGCGGCCGCCAGGCGGAGGCCCTTGCCGTCTATGCGGACACGCGACGCTTGCTGGCCGACGAATTGGGCGTAGACCCGCGAGCGGAGCTGCGCGAGCTGCAAATGCGCATCCTGCAAGCGGACCCGGGCCTGGCGCGACCGTCGGAGCCGGACGTCGAGCGGGTTCCCGCACCCGTGCGCCCAACCCAACTCCCGGCCACGGTTCCGGACTTCACAGGACGCGCGTCCTTCGTGTCAGAGCTGATTGAGACGCTGACCGCCGCGGGGAGCGAGGTGATGGCACTGTCGGCACTGGCTGGCATCGGAGGCGTGGGCAAGACGACGCTGGCCGTACACGTGGCGCACCAGGCCCGCGCCGCCTTCCCCGACGGGCAGTTGTACGTCGACCTCCAGGGCACGGGTTCACGCGCGGCTGAGCCGGAGACGGTATTGGGCTATTTCCTGCGGGCGTTGGGCACGCCTGACTCGGAGGTACCGGACTCGCTGGAAGAACGGGGGACGCTGTTTCGGTCGGTCCTGGACGGCCGCCGCGTCCTCGTGCTGCTGGACAATGCGAAGGACGCGGCCCAGGTGCGGCCACTGCTGCCGGGCAAGGAGGGCTGCGCGACGCTCGTGACGTCACAAGTACGGATGGTGGACCTGGTCGGCGCGCACCTGGTCGACCTGGACGTGATGTCCCCCGAAGAGGCCCTTGAGCTGTTCATGAAAATCGTGGGCGTGGAGCGGGTGGCGGCGGAGCGTGAGGCCGCCTTGGACGTGGTGGCGGCGTGTGGCTTCCTGCCGCTGGCAATCCGTATCGCCGCGTGCCGGCTGGCCGCCCGGCGGACGTGGACGGTGTCGGCACTGGCGGCGAAGCTGGCGGACGAGCGCCGGCGGTTGGACGAGCTCCAGGCTGGTGATCTGGCAGTCAAGGCGACCTTCGAGCTGGGCTACGCCCAACTGGAGCCGGCCCAGGCCCGGGCATCCCGCCTGCTGGGGCTGGCGGACGGACCGGACATCTCTCTACCTGCGGCCGCGGCTCTACTGGACCTGCCGGCGAATGATGCAGAGGACCTGCTGGAGTCCGTGGTCGACGCGTCCCTTCTGGAGTCGGCGGCGCCCGGGCGCTACCGGTACCATCAGTTGGTGCGGCTCTACGTCCGCGCATGCGCGGAGCGGGACGAACAGCCGCCCTCCGAAAGGCAGGCGGCCCTCTCCCGACTGCTGGACTTCTATCTCGCCACGGTGTCACGGGTGTACGCGATCAATCGGCCAGGGGACGTCCTCGTCGACCACCTGACACCGACATCCGTTCAGGGGCTCGACTTCACCGACCCGACCGATGCTCTCAACTGGTTCGACGCCGAAAGAGGCAACTTGCTGTCGTGCGCCAGGCAGTCAGTCGGCCCGCTCACACTCGGCCGAGCGGCCGATCTGCTCTGGTGCACCCTCGCCTTGGACGAGCCGGGCACCGGCTTCGAGGAGTACAAGTCGGGCACCGCGTTCTCAGAGTACGAGTCGACGGCCAGGGTTCTCGGCCACGCTGCCCAGGAGCATAACGACGCACACGCAGCCGTGCGCGTCCTGGTAACGCTGAGTACCGCCCATCACTTCGCCGGACGATTCGACGAGGCCGACCGGGAGGCGGAACGCGTCCTGGTACTGGCGGACACCATCCAAGATCGACTGGCCAGGTGCTGGGCCGCTAACACACGTGGCCTGATCGCCATTCAGCAGCAACGCTTCGCGGACAGCGAGGCCCACCTGGTGCAAGCCGCCGAGGGATACCGAGCGATCGGGAGCCTTCCGGGCGAGGCGAGCGCGCTGTGCAGCCTGTCCCGCGTCCACGCCGCGATCGGCCGCACCGAACACGCGGTTTCGCTCGCGCAGCAAGGAGTAGCCATCTACGAGGAGTTGGGGGATGCGCCGCACGCCGCGAACAGCCGCTACGTCCTCGGCCTGGCACTCCGGGCGGCGGGTCGACTCCGCGAGGCGGATGCAGAACTCCAACGAGCACTGGCAGTGTTCCGGGACCAACGCCAGCAACTATGGGAGGGCACCACACACTTCCGTATCGCCGAAGCTCACCTCTCCGCCAGGCAACCGGCGCTCGCGGCGCAGCACGCCGAGCAGGCTCTGGCGTTGGGCTGCACCGGCGGCGAGGTTGCCCGGGCCCAGGTGCTCACGACTCTCGGCAGCGCGTTGAACGCCCTCGGCCAGCTTGTCCGGGCTCAGGCGTGCTGGTATGACGCGCTGAGCATTCTTGAGCAGGCAGAAAGCCGAGAAGCGGCAGAGCTGCGAGCCCTCATCCAGTCGAGAGTCAGTGCCTGA
- a CDS encoding trypsin-like peptidase domain-containing protein: MTDASYWVELFQSQQRLGGGFLLTRRYVLTALHCLRGLTSLDEHVDIVLTDGSRLAGQVCRHDKDADLALIMISAAYEVLLPIPRAGVAYGGDDWHGPYRPAASEVHLRGQVDSGTAEYLCEGGGVIQALQLTAHQPLGDYSGYSGGPVVKGLPEDQEPVIVGILLEQAPDRAAADRAANVLFAATIGEAMRRFDQFDVEHLMDVVHPASSLPQQAVHNQELTVDAAASSAESWFDRIDEWSQRRLLDPSQVAELRFIAVKAAMERQLRGDDA; the protein is encoded by the coding sequence GTGACCGACGCGAGTTACTGGGTCGAGCTCTTCCAGTCACAGCAGCGCCTCGGCGGCGGTTTCCTGCTGACCCGCCGCTATGTGCTTACGGCACTGCACTGTCTGCGGGGGCTCACCTCGCTGGACGAACACGTGGACATCGTCCTGACGGACGGCAGCCGGCTCGCGGGCCAGGTCTGCCGTCACGACAAGGACGCCGACCTCGCCCTGATCATGATCTCCGCCGCCTACGAAGTACTGCTGCCGATACCCCGGGCCGGCGTCGCCTACGGTGGGGACGATTGGCACGGGCCATACCGGCCTGCGGCGTCCGAAGTACATCTTCGGGGGCAGGTGGACAGCGGCACGGCGGAATACCTCTGTGAGGGAGGCGGGGTCATCCAAGCCCTGCAACTGACGGCGCACCAGCCCCTGGGCGACTACTCGGGCTATTCGGGCGGCCCCGTCGTCAAAGGTCTTCCGGAGGATCAAGAGCCCGTGATCGTGGGCATCCTCCTGGAGCAGGCCCCGGACCGGGCCGCCGCCGACCGGGCCGCCAACGTGCTGTTCGCCGCCACTATCGGGGAAGCCATGCGCCGCTTCGACCAGTTCGATGTGGAGCATCTGATGGATGTGGTCCATCCAGCAAGCTCGCTCCCGCAACAGGCCGTTCATAACCAGGAGTTGACCGTCGACGCGGCGGCCTCCTCTGCGGAGTCATGGTTCGATCGGATCGATGAGTGGTCCCAGCGCAGGCTGCTCGATCCGTCGCAGGTCGCCGAACTCAGGTTCATCGCCGTGAAAGCGGCTATGGAACGTCAGTTGCGTGGTGACGACGCATGA
- a CDS encoding CU044_2847 family protein produces MADVRVETVAVDATGSRQISSRTRSSSALGDRAAELEEAIVQASTIAQQSLSQVQRRDGWQVASMEVKFGLTLAAEAGIILSKASAEASFEVTLTVERVPESP; encoded by the coding sequence ATGGCCGATGTTCGGGTCGAGACCGTGGCTGTGGATGCGACGGGCAGTCGGCAGATCTCCAGCCGTACGCGGTCCAGTTCCGCCCTCGGCGACCGGGCCGCGGAGTTGGAGGAGGCCATCGTCCAGGCGTCGACCATCGCCCAACAGTCTCTCTCCCAAGTTCAGCGCCGAGATGGCTGGCAGGTGGCGAGTATGGAGGTTAAGTTCGGGCTGACCCTGGCGGCGGAGGCCGGGATCATTCTGTCCAAGGCGTCGGCCGAGGCGTCGTTCGAGGTCACCCTCACTGTGGAGCGGGTCCCGGAGTCGCCGTGA